A region from the Aquimarina sp. ERC-38 genome encodes:
- the speB gene encoding agmatinase codes for MSVLQRYAGIDQKYANPDSSKIVLIPVPYDGTSTWGKGADKGPEAFLHASENMELYDIETDSEVYKQGIYLTEAIEENSTPDAMVEAVHATVKGFIKRNKFVTLIGGEHSISIGTIRAFHECFDSLTVLQIDAHADLRKEYEGSPYNHACALYEANEKTNLIQVGIRSMDISEKRVMNEEQVFFAQDIYLDDYWMDSAIELMTDTVFITLDLDALDPSILPSTGTPEPGGLLWYELLTFLKKVFKEKNVVGFDIVELCPNPMDKSSDFLAAKLYYKMLSYKFEN; via the coding sequence ATGAGCGTTTTACAAAGATATGCTGGTATTGACCAGAAATACGCAAATCCGGACTCATCAAAAATTGTCCTAATCCCAGTACCTTATGATGGAACAAGTACCTGGGGGAAAGGAGCTGATAAAGGGCCGGAAGCATTTTTACATGCATCTGAAAATATGGAGTTGTACGATATCGAAACAGATAGCGAAGTGTACAAACAAGGTATTTACCTTACTGAGGCCATTGAGGAAAACAGCACACCTGATGCTATGGTGGAAGCGGTACATGCTACGGTAAAAGGTTTTATTAAACGTAATAAGTTTGTTACTCTTATCGGGGGAGAGCATTCTATTTCTATTGGAACTATACGAGCGTTTCATGAATGTTTTGATTCCCTGACCGTACTGCAGATTGATGCGCATGCAGACCTAAGGAAAGAGTATGAAGGTTCACCCTATAATCATGCCTGTGCTTTATATGAAGCTAACGAAAAAACAAACCTGATTCAGGTAGGTATTCGTAGTATGGATATCAGTGAGAAACGGGTGATGAATGAAGAGCAGGTATTTTTTGCGCAGGATATCTATCTGGATGACTACTGGATGGATAGTGCCATTGAGTTGATGACAGATACGGTATTTATCACGCTTGATCTGGATGCTTTGGATCCCTCAATCTTACCTTCTACCGGAACCCCGGAGCCAGGCGGACTGCTTTGGTATGAACTATTGACTTTTCTGAAAAAGGTCTTTAAAGAAAAAAACGTGGTAGGCTTTGATATTGTAGAATTATGTCCTAATCCGATGGATAAATCTTCGGACTTTCTAGCTGCAAAACTGTACTACAAAATGTTAAGTTATAAATTTGAAAATTAA
- a CDS encoding glycosyltransferase family 2 protein gives MITKKYQTSLLQKVVMISIFLVITLFFVPYSFELILSINFLFILFTGVSRVLLFPKKKKVVRVKEKTEKPFVSIHIPICSEPPAVVASAVRAAFNQNYDNFEIIIISNNTKDESLWKPIEFLAGSLGDKVTFINVKRLSGYKAGALNLARKLTSKQATYIFTLDADYILHQNALSDAVATITSRKLAVLQYPQSYSNTSLSTTGISDNYELYFDCFSEGANYEDVALPTGTLTLIHIKVLDAIKGWSASSITEDAMLGLSVLEKGYKTGFKNKVIGQGLIPGTFEDFRKQRARWIFGNLQVLLTLLQNRTITLKKKWFLSLQLTAWINFLGIPLLCVVYSTLLKLANPEINIYSILGLAGFSVFTHLVLYMGIALQKVSNHPLRALSMLCAHLSTIEYGAFYWWNIFFQKEKPFNRTNKFYKNGTFTIQDFITPLILLLTGLLLFISYPVAWYGAIVAVFGTLIFLAKLVTIYELGETRKAVKTSTSI, from the coding sequence ATGATTACCAAAAAATATCAAACTTCGTTGCTTCAAAAAGTGGTAATGATCAGTATATTTCTCGTCATTACGTTATTTTTTGTTCCTTACAGTTTTGAACTGATCTTAAGTATCAATTTTCTGTTTATACTTTTTACAGGGGTTTCCCGGGTGTTACTTTTTCCAAAGAAGAAGAAAGTAGTTAGGGTAAAAGAGAAAACGGAAAAACCTTTTGTCAGTATACACATTCCTATCTGTTCAGAACCTCCCGCCGTGGTAGCTTCTGCCGTTAGAGCTGCTTTCAATCAAAACTATGACAATTTTGAAATTATAATTATTTCTAATAATACCAAAGATGAGAGTCTTTGGAAACCTATTGAGTTCTTAGCAGGTTCTCTGGGAGATAAGGTGACTTTTATTAATGTAAAGCGGTTGTCTGGTTATAAGGCAGGTGCTTTAAACCTGGCTCGTAAATTAACATCAAAGCAGGCAACTTATATTTTTACCCTGGATGCAGATTATATTTTACATCAAAACGCGTTAAGTGATGCGGTTGCCACTATAACTTCCAGGAAATTGGCTGTACTACAATACCCGCAATCTTATAGCAACACTAGCCTTTCTACCACAGGAATCAGTGATAATTACGAACTGTATTTTGACTGTTTTTCTGAAGGGGCAAATTATGAAGATGTGGCACTACCTACTGGTACTTTGACGCTTATACATATTAAAGTATTGGATGCTATTAAAGGTTGGAGTGCTTCTAGTATTACCGAAGATGCTATGTTGGGCTTATCTGTATTAGAGAAAGGCTATAAAACCGGATTTAAGAATAAAGTGATCGGACAAGGACTGATTCCCGGTACTTTTGAAGATTTTAGAAAACAACGTGCCCGCTGGATTTTTGGTAATCTACAGGTACTACTAACGCTACTTCAAAACCGAACAATTACGCTAAAGAAAAAATGGTTTTTAAGTTTACAATTAACTGCCTGGATCAATTTTTTAGGTATTCCGTTACTTTGTGTGGTGTATAGTACCTTATTAAAATTAGCAAATCCTGAAATTAATATTTATTCTATTTTAGGATTAGCCGGTTTCTCCGTATTCACTCATTTAGTATTATATATGGGCATAGCTTTGCAGAAGGTTTCCAACCACCCCTTAAGGGCTTTATCAATGTTATGCGCGCATTTATCTACTATAGAATATGGTGCTTTTTACTGGTGGAATATCTTTTTCCAAAAAGAAAAACCTTTTAACCGAACTAATAAATTTTATAAAAACGGAACTTTTACCATACAGGACTTTATAACACCCCTGATTTTACTTCTTACCGGATTGCTATTATTCATTTCATATCCGGTTGCCTGGTACGGCGCTATCGTTGCTGTATTCGGGACCTTAATTTTTCTGGCCAAACTTGTCACCATTTATGAATTGGGAGAAACCAGAAAAGCAGTAAAAACCAGTACTAGTATTTAA
- a CDS encoding Crp/Fnr family transcriptional regulator — MPNPITNFVKKINTQDLWDDELVIKRKEYLKLQGSIDTNLYYITTGSLRIYVVDEFEEHIIRFGYQTNFIAALDSFINEKPSDLYIQAIKKSRIKVIRKTNFMNFVRSSEENIGIWYLMLEDLILQQMERERDILTSSPLERYRRVSVRSPQLFQEIPDKYIASYLRMTPETLSRIKKS, encoded by the coding sequence ATGCCCAATCCTATAACCAACTTTGTAAAGAAAATTAATACGCAGGATTTATGGGATGATGAACTTGTGATAAAAAGAAAAGAATACCTAAAGCTTCAAGGAAGTATTGATACTAATCTGTACTACATTACCACGGGTAGCTTAAGAATTTATGTGGTTGATGAATTTGAAGAACATATTATAAGATTCGGTTATCAAACTAACTTTATCGCTGCCCTGGATTCTTTTATTAACGAAAAACCTTCGGACTTATATATTCAGGCAATTAAAAAGTCACGAATAAAAGTCATTAGAAAAACCAACTTTATGAATTTTGTCCGAAGTTCAGAAGAAAATATTGGAATTTGGTACCTAATGCTTGAGGATTTAATCTTACAACAAATGGAAAGGGAACGGGATATTTTGACCTCTTCCCCTTTAGAAAGATACAGAAGGGTATCAGTGAGAAGTCCGCAGTTATTTCAGGAAATTCCGGATAAATATATTGCTTCTTACCTTAGAATGACCCCGGAAACACTTTCCAGAATTAAAAAGTCTTAA
- a CDS encoding deoxyhypusine synthase family protein — translation MKTKGAISQFIENYYLHFNAAAVVDAARGYEQQLEQGAKMLVSLAGAMSTAEIGKIFSEMIRRDKVQIISCTGANLEEDIMNLVAHSHYKRVPNYRDLTPQDEWELLEQGLNRVTDTCIPEEEAFRRIQEHMVKIWKDAETAGERYFPHEFMYKLVLSGVLEEYYEIDVKDSWMYAAAKANIPIIVPGWEDSTMGNIFASYVVKGELKANTVKSGIEYMTFLADWYTANSQNGIGFFQIGGGIAGDFPICVVPMLSQDLERTATPFWSYFCQISDSTTSYGSYSGAVPNEKITWGKLDINTPKFIIESDATIVAPLIFAYLLDM, via the coding sequence ATGAAAACCAAAGGTGCTATTTCTCAGTTTATTGAAAACTACTATTTACATTTTAATGCAGCCGCGGTAGTTGACGCTGCCAGAGGCTACGAACAACAACTGGAACAAGGCGCAAAAATGTTGGTTTCACTTGCAGGTGCCATGAGTACCGCAGAGATTGGCAAAATTTTTTCTGAGATGATACGTAGGGATAAAGTACAAATTATCTCATGTACCGGGGCAAATCTGGAAGAAGATATTATGAATCTGGTAGCACATAGTCACTACAAGCGGGTGCCTAACTATCGGGATTTAACCCCACAGGATGAATGGGAATTACTGGAGCAGGGATTGAACCGGGTAACAGATACCTGTATTCCTGAAGAAGAAGCTTTCAGACGTATACAGGAACATATGGTTAAGATTTGGAAGGATGCAGAAACAGCAGGAGAACGCTATTTTCCGCATGAATTTATGTATAAATTAGTACTCTCCGGTGTTTTAGAAGAATATTATGAAATTGATGTGAAAGATTCCTGGATGTACGCTGCTGCAAAAGCTAATATACCCATAATTGTTCCCGGGTGGGAAGATAGTACCATGGGTAATATTTTTGCCAGTTATGTAGTAAAAGGTGAACTTAAAGCAAATACGGTAAAATCCGGTATTGAATACATGACATTTCTGGCAGACTGGTATACGGCTAATTCTCAAAATGGTATTGGCTTTTTTCAAATTGGAGGGGGTATTGCTGGTGATTTTCCAATTTGTGTAGTCCCAATGTTGTCCCAGGATTTAGAGCGAACAGCTACTCCTTTTTGGAGTTATTTTTGTCAAATAAGTGACTCTACAACCAGCTATGGCTCCTATAGTGGTGCGGTACCTAATGAAAAAATTACCTGGGGTAAGCTGGATATCAACACCCCAAAATTTATCATTGAATCGGACGCTACTATTGTGGCACCTCTTATTTTTGCTTATTTATTAGATATGTAA
- a CDS encoding DUF4301 family protein: MDISTPAPQDITSNFSELDEAEFRLRGITKEIVRNQYETLMINRKEVHILEGAQEENGVVKQEKATVKKLKQQFKKESKNLNLCHFIVSSNQYNEIVATLEKFYAQFDPEKESFGRYVNRNQSYQLATFFRKIKRFPFYKTLQQNLKKHNESARHTDLGKLHMTHEILYGANINFNTLPKMLFPFYKRLKKSSVTLFEGRFLQALREGSKFKHVAMQFCVPSKSQKQFNDVLNNISTPRVIKKMKNVTVNFIHCPVQSETICVNNKNEIVREKDNSILFSTPGHGVYLSALNEIKDDIIYISGAENVKSKKIQLPLNRFRRVLMSQLLSSRRLADTIITELRDENYQPNPQRTEEVIRLIKKEFNIVLPSEIQNFTTEEKNKLICEYLDKPLRVCAAIKGSQPGESKPCWISHANGKHLALVHPEELNHLSEEQDILYKNIEYYVPGEMACSIQRYNGEKYNLAEYCDNKEGFRSVRFHKDQDIACLQRPGLWNGNMLKWNTILIEMPQRLYQPFKGLEDLIS, from the coding sequence ATGGATATATCTACTCCCGCCCCACAGGATATTACTTCTAATTTTTCAGAATTAGATGAAGCTGAATTCAGATTAAGGGGAATTACAAAAGAAATTGTCCGAAATCAGTATGAAACCCTTATGATTAATAGAAAGGAAGTACATATTCTGGAAGGCGCACAGGAAGAAAACGGGGTAGTAAAGCAGGAGAAAGCTACGGTTAAAAAGTTAAAACAACAATTTAAAAAAGAGTCTAAAAACTTAAATTTATGCCATTTTATAGTTTCGTCAAACCAGTATAATGAAATTGTAGCCACCTTAGAGAAGTTTTATGCGCAATTTGATCCTGAAAAAGAATCTTTCGGGCGCTATGTCAACCGGAATCAAAGCTATCAACTTGCTACTTTTTTTAGAAAAATTAAAAGATTTCCTTTTTATAAAACCCTGCAACAAAATTTAAAAAAACACAATGAATCTGCTCGACATACGGACTTAGGTAAACTGCATATGACGCACGAGATTTTATACGGTGCCAATATCAATTTCAATACGTTACCGAAAATGCTATTCCCGTTTTATAAACGTTTGAAAAAGTCATCCGTTACCCTTTTTGAAGGCAGGTTTTTACAAGCTCTCCGGGAAGGGTCTAAGTTTAAACATGTGGCTATGCAATTTTGCGTTCCTTCAAAATCCCAAAAGCAGTTTAACGATGTATTGAATAATATATCTACCCCCCGGGTTATTAAAAAGATGAAAAATGTAACCGTAAACTTTATTCATTGCCCGGTACAAAGTGAAACTATTTGTGTAAACAATAAAAATGAAATTGTACGTGAAAAGGACAACTCAATTTTATTTAGCACTCCGGGACATGGAGTTTATTTATCCGCTTTGAATGAAATTAAAGATGATATTATTTATATTTCAGGGGCAGAAAATGTAAAGTCAAAAAAAATACAATTACCGCTGAACCGATTTCGCCGGGTCCTTATGTCTCAATTATTAAGTTCAAGGAGACTGGCAGATACCATTATTACTGAATTAAGAGATGAGAATTACCAACCCAATCCTCAACGTACGGAAGAAGTAATTCGCTTAATCAAAAAAGAATTCAATATTGTACTACCTTCGGAAATTCAAAACTTCACCACCGAAGAAAAGAATAAATTAATCTGCGAATACCTGGATAAACCCTTACGGGTATGTGCTGCTATTAAAGGGTCGCAACCCGGAGAAAGCAAACCCTGCTGGATTTCTCATGCTAATGGTAAACACCTGGCATTGGTACATCCTGAGGAATTAAACCATCTAAGTGAAGAACAGGATATACTCTATAAAAATATTGAATATTACGTTCCTGGCGAAATGGCTTGTTCTATCCAACGATATAATGGCGAAAAATATAACCTGGCAGAATATTGTGATAATAAAGAAGGCTTTAGAAGTGTACGGTTTCATAAAGACCAGGATATCGCCTGTTTACAACGCCCGGGTCTATGGAATGGCAATATGCTTAAATGGAATACTATTTTAATCGAAATGCCCCAACGTTTATACCAACCTTTTAAAGGGCTGGAAGATTTAATTTCGTAA
- a CDS encoding DinB family protein: protein MSIPSETLLQDLQKKTEFNREQAKQFLSLSMDQLNWRPKEDSWNILECLEHLNLYSDFYIPEISKCITNSKTSMFKNFTPGLLGDYFAKSMLPKDKLNKMKTFKSKNPIDSSLDSSTIKRFITYQEQTLELLNQAKKVNLNKIKTPTSISQWIRLKLGDTFRVVIYHNERHIVQAINLNSKNQF from the coding sequence ATGAGTATTCCATCAGAAACACTTTTACAAGATTTACAGAAAAAAACCGAATTTAATCGAGAACAGGCTAAGCAATTTCTTTCCTTATCAATGGATCAACTTAACTGGCGACCCAAGGAAGATAGCTGGAATATTCTAGAATGTCTGGAACATTTAAACTTATATTCCGATTTCTACATTCCTGAAATTTCAAAGTGCATTACCAATTCTAAAACATCAATGTTTAAAAACTTTACTCCCGGACTTTTAGGCGATTATTTTGCTAAAAGTATGTTACCAAAAGATAAGCTAAATAAAATGAAAACCTTTAAAAGTAAAAACCCTATAGATAGTTCCCTAGATAGTTCAACTATCAAACGATTTATTACTTATCAAGAGCAAACCCTGGAACTTTTAAATCAAGCAAAAAAGGTTAATCTCAATAAAATCAAAACACCAACAAGTATCTCACAATGGATTCGACTTAAACTAGGAGATACCTTTAGGGTGGTCATCTACCATAATGAACGGCATATCGTGCAGGCGATTAATTTAAATTCAAAAAATCAATTTTAA
- a CDS encoding helix-turn-helix domain-containing protein, with translation MGNSFGKTIRKLREENNFLLRELSAKIEVDASILSKIENDNRVAKKELVKKFSEIFRVDYQELLIIWLSDKIVNELKGENNIHIILRLAEQKLKNGKN, from the coding sequence ATGGGAAATAGTTTTGGGAAAACAATACGAAAATTACGAGAAGAAAATAATTTTCTTTTAAGAGAGCTTTCTGCTAAAATAGAAGTAGATGCCTCTATTTTAAGTAAAATCGAAAATGACAATAGAGTCGCTAAAAAGGAACTCGTAAAAAAGTTCTCTGAAATTTTTAGGGTAGACTACCAGGAACTACTTATCATATGGTTGTCAGATAAGATTGTCAATGAATTAAAAGGTGAAAATAATATTCATATAATCTTAAGATTAGCAGAGCAAAAATTAAAAAATGGAAAAAATTAA
- a CDS encoding glycosyltransferase family 2 protein produces MEHQTSLIIIEYNRRKHLLNALNGIENSKKKPDEVVIVSYSDQLQISADTYTFPIRIRHLSMPEKGGLPAAKARNTGAKLANYEHLIFLDVDCIPSADFIGTISKQLQSRENGIIMGTPKYLSEPVPENFDYNYLERESVFHPRRPRVVQIRQEETYELFWSLCFAITKSLLRVLSYFDEHYSGYGGEDTDLAFKARARNYPFYLSEAVVYHQQHAFYRPPLPQLENIINNCNHFYDKWGIWAMDKHLKGFAHQNLIDWDMNCTEKIKIAKKPNTKEVESCLVVDEAYG; encoded by the coding sequence ATGGAACATCAAACTAGTTTAATCATTATTGAATACAACCGAAGGAAACATCTTTTAAATGCGCTTAACGGTATAGAAAATAGTAAAAAAAAACCTGATGAAGTCGTGATTGTTTCTTATAGTGACCAATTACAAATTTCAGCAGACACCTATACTTTTCCAATACGCATCCGACATCTGTCCATGCCGGAAAAGGGAGGCTTACCGGCAGCAAAAGCTCGTAATACGGGAGCTAAATTGGCTAATTACGAACATTTGATTTTTCTGGATGTGGATTGTATACCTTCTGCAGATTTTATAGGGACTATTTCTAAACAGCTGCAATCTCGTGAAAATGGAATTATCATGGGAACTCCTAAATACCTTTCCGAGCCGGTACCGGAAAATTTTGATTATAATTATCTGGAAAGAGAAAGTGTCTTTCATCCACGACGGCCCCGGGTGGTTCAGATTCGTCAGGAAGAAACTTATGAGTTATTCTGGAGTTTATGCTTTGCCATCACAAAATCATTATTGCGGGTCTTGTCTTATTTTGATGAACACTATAGTGGATACGGAGGAGAAGATACTGATTTAGCTTTTAAAGCAAGAGCACGTAATTATCCGTTTTATTTAAGTGAAGCCGTGGTGTATCACCAGCAACATGCTTTTTACCGCCCTCCCCTACCGCAATTGGAAAATATTATTAATAATTGCAATCATTTTTATGATAAATGGGGTATTTGGGCCATGGATAAACACCTCAAGGGCTTTGCACATCAAAATCTAATTGATTGGGATATGAATTGTACTGAAAAAATCAAAATCGCAAAAAAGCCGAATACTAAAGAGGTTGAATCCTGCTTAGTGGTTGATGAGGCTTATGGTTGA
- a CDS encoding IS1634 family transposase, which yields MFVRRLKHTNGKIYIQVVEKIHGKYKVAKSFGGSQDDSELKDLSEKASQWIKKTLGSKEFDFANEVLLYQNVLNNITSHKLAGVQLVLGKLFDEIGFNKLNDTLFKDLVLYRLVYPKSKLKTTEYLYRYEQKSYSEDDIYRYMDKLYDGKKEQIQTISFEHTLKVLGGQISVVFYDVTTLYFEVDNEDGLRKTGFSKEGKHQNPQIVLGLLVGKEGYPLAYEVFEGNKFEGHTMLPVIYAFKNKYNLKQLVIVADSGLLSNQNIIDLQRGSYEFILGARIKNETKNIIKKIHALQLKNGESEVLQKGDLKLIVTYSDKRAKKDKHNREKGLKRLEKRIKSGKLTKANINNRGYNKYLKLDGEVSITIDQNKFKADTKWDGLKGYITNAKLSKEEILENYAHLWKIEKAFRIAKTDLKIRPIFHRKQKRIETHICLTFTAYKVYKELERQLKIKKSDLSPEKVIEILQSIYQIEIVTPNTKEKITKTLLLTDEHREISQLFNFGC from the coding sequence ATGTTCGTTCGGAGACTTAAACATACAAATGGCAAGATCTATATTCAAGTAGTTGAGAAAATTCATGGTAAATACAAAGTTGCCAAGAGTTTCGGTGGATCCCAGGATGATAGCGAACTCAAAGACCTCTCAGAGAAAGCTTCACAGTGGATTAAGAAAACGTTGGGTTCGAAGGAGTTTGATTTTGCTAATGAAGTTTTATTATATCAAAATGTCCTAAATAATATCACTTCCCATAAGTTAGCAGGTGTACAACTTGTTTTAGGTAAGCTATTCGACGAGATTGGTTTTAATAAGCTTAATGATACACTTTTTAAAGATCTAGTTTTATATCGGTTGGTTTACCCTAAAAGTAAATTGAAAACTACCGAGTATTTGTATCGTTATGAACAAAAGAGTTATTCAGAAGATGATATCTACAGGTACATGGACAAGCTTTATGATGGTAAAAAAGAACAGATCCAAACTATTAGTTTTGAGCACACCTTAAAAGTGTTAGGTGGGCAAATCAGCGTTGTTTTTTACGATGTAACTACACTTTACTTTGAAGTCGATAACGAAGATGGGCTGCGTAAAACAGGGTTTTCAAAAGAAGGCAAGCACCAAAACCCACAAATTGTCCTGGGGCTTTTAGTAGGCAAGGAAGGCTATCCCTTGGCTTATGAAGTTTTTGAAGGTAACAAGTTTGAAGGCCATACCATGCTTCCAGTGATTTATGCCTTTAAAAACAAATACAATTTAAAACAACTAGTTATTGTTGCAGATTCGGGTTTGCTTTCAAATCAAAACATTATTGATCTGCAAAGAGGCTCTTATGAATTTATATTAGGGGCAAGGATTAAAAACGAGACTAAAAATATAATAAAGAAAATACATGCTTTACAACTGAAAAATGGGGAGAGTGAAGTTTTGCAAAAAGGCGATTTAAAGCTAATAGTTACCTATTCTGACAAAAGAGCTAAGAAAGATAAGCACAATAGGGAGAAAGGGTTAAAACGGTTGGAAAAACGCATAAAATCCGGAAAACTGACCAAAGCCAACATTAATAACAGGGGGTACAACAAGTACCTGAAATTAGACGGGGAAGTAAGCATTACCATTGACCAAAACAAGTTTAAAGCAGATACCAAATGGGATGGCCTTAAAGGGTATATTACCAATGCAAAACTCAGTAAAGAAGAAATTCTAGAGAACTACGCCCACCTGTGGAAGATAGAAAAAGCCTTCCGTATTGCTAAAACAGATTTAAAGATCAGGCCTATATTCCACAGAAAACAAAAACGAATTGAGACGCATATATGTCTGACTTTTACAGCTTACAAAGTTTATAAAGAATTAGAGCGCCAACTCAAAATAAAAAAATCTGACCTATCACCAGAAAAAGTAATTGAAATATTACAAAGTATCTATCAAATAGAAATAGTAACTCCCAATACAAAAGAAAAAATTACCAAAACACTATTACTTACTGACGAACACAGAGAAATTAGTCAACTTTTTAATTTTGGGTGTTAA
- a CDS encoding glycosyltransferase, whose translation MKIAVIAHAHYPIREPYPGGLEMLTHILCNQLVLRGHDVDLYAHKDSETLAHVIPLCDQGMQLETVDQYLAELDGIDEAFVLKNLAYSKAINRIANADYDVVHNHSLHYAPIIIGNNINKPMITTLHTPPFPLLQLGTVAVKDHNNQVFTAVSNRLGQIWQPYIDHYEVVYNGIDLNQWQFSPNKKSEHLLFTGRICKEKGVKDAISFALKAKLPLKIVGPKCVPEYFEKEVAPHLSNPLISYEGHLKQSEINMLYENALATLFFSTWEEPYGLVIAESLATGTPVIAYNKGAAPEILTDSCGILLEEGSTFDNAGEVLTRLLTIVPKDCRQRAEDFCNIQYMIDSYEDLYYRLTYKSQPKTMVV comes from the coding sequence ATGAAAATTGCTGTAATCGCACACGCACATTATCCTATACGGGAACCCTATCCCGGCGGATTAGAAATGTTGACCCATATTCTTTGTAATCAATTGGTACTAAGAGGGCATGACGTAGATTTATACGCTCATAAAGATTCAGAAACTTTAGCTCATGTAATCCCGCTTTGTGATCAGGGAATGCAACTGGAAACGGTTGATCAATACCTGGCAGAATTGGATGGCATTGATGAAGCTTTTGTACTTAAAAACCTGGCGTATTCTAAGGCTATCAACAGAATTGCGAATGCGGATTATGATGTGGTTCATAATCACTCATTGCATTACGCTCCGATCATTATAGGGAATAATATCAACAAACCTATGATTACTACCTTACATACGCCGCCCTTTCCTTTATTACAATTAGGTACCGTAGCTGTAAAGGATCATAACAACCAGGTTTTTACTGCCGTAAGCAATCGTTTGGGGCAAATTTGGCAACCTTATATTGATCACTACGAAGTGGTGTATAATGGAATTGATCTTAATCAGTGGCAATTTAGTCCCAATAAGAAATCTGAGCACCTTTTATTTACCGGAAGAATTTGTAAAGAAAAAGGGGTAAAAGATGCCATTAGTTTTGCTTTAAAAGCAAAGCTTCCTTTAAAAATCGTAGGACCTAAGTGTGTACCGGAATATTTCGAAAAAGAAGTAGCGCCACATTTAAGTAATCCTTTAATTAGTTATGAAGGCCACCTCAAACAATCTGAAATTAATATGCTTTACGAAAATGCTCTGGCTACCTTGTTTTTTAGTACTTGGGAAGAACCTTATGGATTAGTTATTGCCGAATCCCTGGCTACCGGAACCCCGGTTATTGCTTATAACAAAGGTGCTGCTCCGGAAATCTTAACGGATAGCTGCGGAATCTTACTAGAAGAAGGATCAACATTTGACAATGCGGGTGAGGTATTAACCCGTTTACTTACGATTGTTCCTAAAGATTGTAGGCAGCGAGCTGAAGATTTTTGTAATATTCAATATATGATTGACTCCTATGAAGATTTATACTACCGTTTGACTTATAAATCACAACCTAAAACGATGGTCGTATGA